In Capsicum annuum cultivar UCD-10X-F1 chromosome 7, UCD10Xv1.1, whole genome shotgun sequence, one genomic interval encodes:
- the LOC124900044 gene encoding uncharacterized protein LOC124900044, which translates to MASIVANLRSKISLAELQIQQFQRQSNSNEVRNINFTKAPLISSQNVSNFEIRVSKPQFHYDNVPTAVNQNWSVDMVQNVSRNVSLMNSRADSSQNSTNLNFYKSKCVKVDENAVHSVGDPKVSTHHLNIMTEKRETEDRIADEKASGKRQKTVQQPSDEDRDKNVRQGKQKKRLSFS; encoded by the exons ATGGCGTCAATTGTCGCCAATTTGAGATCGAAAATTTCGCTGGCGGAGCTCCAAATCCAACAATTTCAACGCCAATCAAATTCAAATGAGGTCAGGAACATAAATTTCACAAAAGCTCCTTTGATTTCTTCACAGAACGTGTCCAATTTTGAAATTAGAGTTtcaaaaccccaatttcactACGACAACGTTCCGACTGCTGTAAATCAAAATTGGTCAGTAGATATGGTTCAAAATGTCTCAAGAAATGTATCCCTTATGAATTCCAGGGCCGATTCATCACAGAACTCAACCAATTTGAATTTCTATAAATCAAAGTGTGTTAAAGTTGATGAAAATGCAGTGCATTCAGTTGGGGACCCTAAAG TAAGTACTCATCATTTGAACATAATGACCGAGAAGAGAGAGACAGAAGATCGTATTGCAGATGAGAAGGCTAGTGGAAAGAGGCAGAAGACTGTCCAGCAGCCTTCTGATGAAGATCGTGACAAAAATGTCCGCCAAGGAAAGCAAAAGAAGAGACTGTCCTTTTCTTGA